The Maritimibacter sp. DP1N21-5 DNA window TCTTCGATCTCGACGGCACGCTGGCCGATACCTCGCGCGACCTGATCGCTTCGGCCAACGCCTGCTTCGCGCGGCGCGGTCTGGACGCGGTGCTGGACCCAGATGCGGATGCCGGAGTCGCTTTCCACGGCGGACGCGCGATGCTCCGGCTCGGCTATGAGCGGCTCGCCCATGACGGCGGCTGGATGGAGGAGGACTATCCTTTTCTGCTCAACTGGTACGGTGCCAACATCGACACGCACACGCGGATGTATCCGGGGGCCGTCGCAGCGGTCGAGGGGCTCCGGGCGCAAGGCTACGCGGTGGGCGTCTGCACGAACAAGCCCGAGGGGCTGGCGGAGGTGCTTCTATCTCGGCTCGGAGTGCGCGATCTTTTCGCCTCTCTTGTCGGTGCGGATACCTTGACGGTGCGCAAGCCCGATCCCGCGCCCTATGTCGCGGCGGTCGAACGCTCCGGCGGCACGGTCGAGCGTTCGGTGCTGGTCGGAGATACCTCGACCGACCGGGACACCGCCCGCGCCGCGGGCGTGCCTTGCGTGCTTGTCACCTTCGGTCCGTCCGGTGACCGGGTCCTGACACTCGGTCCGGAGGCCCATATCGGGCACTTCGACGAACTCGCCAAAGTGGTCGAAGGCCTCCTGACTTGACGCGCCCTGCGGCCAGTTCCAGTGTCGCGCCCATGAGCGAGCGATTTACGGGCACTTTCACCCAGCAGGAGCCGATCCCGGAGGAGGCGATCGAGGCCGCCGTGGCGCAGATGCGAACCGGGCGGCTGCACCGCTACAACCTCGTGGGCGACGAGGCGGGCGAGGTCGCACTTCTGGAAGAGGAGTTCGCCGCGTTCACCGGCGCCCGGTTCTGTCTGGCCGTTGCCTCGGGCGGCTATGCGCTCGCGACGGCGCTTCGCGCAGTGGGCGTGGAGCCCGGCGACCGGGTGCTGACCAACGCATTCACGCTCGCCCCGGTGCCGGGTGCCATCGCCAGCGTGGGCGCTGTGCCGGTCTTCGTCGGCGTGACCGAAGCGCTTGTCATCGACCTCGAGGATCTGGCCACCAAGGCGGATCAGTCCGACGTCCTGATGTTGTCGCATATGCGTGGTCATATTGCCGACATGGACGCGCTGATGGCGCTTTGCGACGCCCGCGGCATCACGGTGATCGAGGACTGCGCCCATACGATGGGCGCGCGCTGGAACGGCGTTCTGTCGGGTCGTCATGGCGCGATTGGCTGTTACTCGACCCAGACCTACAAACACATGAACTCGGGTGAGGGGGGGCTGATCGTCACCGACGATGAAGACATCGCGGCACGGTCGGTGATGTTGTCGGGGAGCTACATGCTTTTCGACAAACACCGGGCCGCGCCGGCGCCCGAAGTCTTCGAACGCGTGAAATACGTGACGCCCAATATCTCGGGCCGGATGGACAATCTCAGGGCGGCGATCCTGCGCCCACAGCTTCGCGATCTCGCGCGCCAGTGCGAGCGCTGGAACGAACGATACCGCGAGGTCGAGGTCGGCCTGCACGACACGCCCGGGCTCACGGTCATCGCCCGGCCCGAGAAGGAGGACTATGTCATGTCCTCCTTCCAGTTCCTGCTTCTGGACTGGTCGGACGAGGCGATCCGCGAGGTGGTCCGTCGTTGCGCGGCCCGGGGGGTGGAGCTGAAATGGTTCGGCGCGGCAGAGCCCGTGGGCTTCACCTCGCGCTATGACAGCTGGCGTTACGTCGAGAGCGCGCCGATGCCCGCCACCGACCGGGTGCTCAAGGGCATCCTCGACCTGCGGCTGCCACTGACCTTTTCGCTGGAGGACTGCGCCCTCATCGCCCGGATCATCCGGGCCGAGGTGTCGGCGGTCTATCAGGAAGCCGGCTGACGCCGGCTCTGGAGGGCCAGCCCTCGGCCGCCATTGTCGCTTGCACCAATGGCGCAGCAAAGACGGCCTCCCGGGATATTTATGAACCAGAGTAGGGGAGGGTCCACCCCCGAGGCTTCCCCTGGGGGCTTCTCCGGTCACGGTCATTGGCTTCCCAGCCTGTGCCGCAACCCTCTGATAACGCGTTAATCTTAACGACTCGTTACGTCTCTGGTCCATAAATATCCCGGAGAGCGCGAGAGGCTGGCCTCTCGCACGGGTTGACGGGCGGCGCAGCCGCGCGGCGATCCGTATCTCCGAACCCCGTCGTAACCCAGCGGAACACTTGACCCGACTCACCCCGCCTGCCAGAAATGAACAAGCGTTCAATAACGTGTCTTCAGGAGGAGGAAGCATGTTCACCGCATCCATGACGTTCGACCTGGGCGACGAGGTCAACGCGTTGCGCGACACCGTGCACCGCTTCGCACAGGAACGGATCAAGCCGCTCGCGGCCGAGATCGACAGGACCAATGATTTCCCTGCCCATCTGTGGCGCGAAATGGGCGATCTGGGTTTGCTCGGGATGACGGTCGAGGAGGACTACGGCGGCACCGGCATGTCCTATCTTGCGCATACCGTGGCCGTCGAGGAAATCGCACGGGCCTCCGCCTCCGTCTCACTGTCATATGGCGCACATTCGAACCTCTGTGTGAACCAGATCCGGCTCAATGGGACCGAGGCCCAGAAGGCGAAATATCTGCCGGGGCTGACCTCGGGCGAACTTGTCGGCGCGCTCGCCATGAGCGAACCGGGGGCGGGGTCCGACGTGGTCTCGATGCAGCTTCGGGCCGAGAAGAAAAACGGCTACTATACGCTGAATGGCTCGAAGTTCTGGATTACCAACGGGCCGGATGCCGACACGCTCGTGGTCTATGCCAAGACCGACATGGCGGCAGGCTCCAAGGGGATCACGGCCTTCATCGTCGAGAAGTCGATGAAGGGTTTCACCACCTCGCCGCATTTCGACAAACTGGGCATGCGCGGGTCGAACACGGCACAGCTCTTCTTCGAGGACGTCGAGGTGCCCTTCGAGAACGTGTTGGGCGAGGAGGGCAAGGGCGCGCGCGTCCTCATGTCCGGCCTCGACTACGAACGGGTCGTTCTTTCGGGCATTGGAACGGGCATCATGGCGGCCTGTCTGGACGAGGTCATGCCCTATATGGTCGAGCGCAAGCAGTTCGGGCAGTCGATCGGGGATTTCCAGCTTATGCAGGGCAAGATCGCCGACATGTATACCGCGATGAACTCGGCCCGCGCCT harbors:
- a CDS encoding HAD-IA family hydrolase, translating into MVNGTNDVRAATPARGTVIFDLDGTLADTSRDLIASANACFARRGLDAVLDPDADAGVAFHGGRAMLRLGYERLAHDGGWMEEDYPFLLNWYGANIDTHTRMYPGAVAAVEGLRAQGYAVGVCTNKPEGLAEVLLSRLGVRDLFASLVGADTLTVRKPDPAPYVAAVERSGGTVERSVLVGDTSTDRDTARAAGVPCVLVTFGPSGDRVLTLGPEAHIGHFDELAKVVEGLLT
- a CDS encoding DegT/DnrJ/EryC1/StrS aminotransferase family protein, with the translated sequence MSERFTGTFTQQEPIPEEAIEAAVAQMRTGRLHRYNLVGDEAGEVALLEEEFAAFTGARFCLAVASGGYALATALRAVGVEPGDRVLTNAFTLAPVPGAIASVGAVPVFVGVTEALVIDLEDLATKADQSDVLMLSHMRGHIADMDALMALCDARGITVIEDCAHTMGARWNGVLSGRHGAIGCYSTQTYKHMNSGEGGLIVTDDEDIAARSVMLSGSYMLFDKHRAAPAPEVFERVKYVTPNISGRMDNLRAAILRPQLRDLARQCERWNERYREVEVGLHDTPGLTVIARPEKEDYVMSSFQFLLLDWSDEAIREVVRRCAARGVELKWFGAAEPVGFTSRYDSWRYVESAPMPATDRVLKGILDLRLPLTFSLEDCALIARIIRAEVSAVYQEAG
- a CDS encoding isovaleryl-CoA dehydrogenase → MFTASMTFDLGDEVNALRDTVHRFAQERIKPLAAEIDRTNDFPAHLWREMGDLGLLGMTVEEDYGGTGMSYLAHTVAVEEIARASASVSLSYGAHSNLCVNQIRLNGTEAQKAKYLPGLTSGELVGALAMSEPGAGSDVVSMQLRAEKKNGYYTLNGSKFWITNGPDADTLVVYAKTDMAAGSKGITAFIVEKSMKGFTTSPHFDKLGMRGSNTAQLFFEDVEVPFENVLGEEGKGARVLMSGLDYERVVLSGIGTGIMAACLDEVMPYMVERKQFGQSIGDFQLMQGKIADMYTAMNSARAYVYEVARACDRGRVTRQDAAACVLYASEEAMKVAHQAVQAMGGMGFMNETPVSRIFRDAKLMEIGAGTSEVRRMLVGRELMASMR